The Petrotoga mobilis SJ95 genomic sequence GGGAAAAGATCGTAAACATATCCAGAATTTTTTGAATAATCTCCCCTTAAGTACGTTCCCATTTTCAAATTTTCTTCGACTGTTAAACTTGAAAAGATTCTTCTATTTTCAGGACATAACACAATCCCTTTTTTTACCATATAAACAGTACTTTTATTACTTACATCTTCACCTTCAAAAATTACTTTACCTTTAGATTTAACTATATTCAAAACTCCAAAAAGTGTTGAAGTTTTACCAGCTCCATTGGAGCCCAAAATGGTAACAATTTCACCCTTATTCACAGAAAAAGAAATTTTTTTTACCGCCTTTACATGACCATAATTAACTTCCAAATTTTCAACTTCAAGCATTTTCATCTTCCCCCAAGTACACTTTTACAACTTCTTCGTTATTTGATACTTCTTCGGGAGTTCCTTCGGCAATTTTCTTCCCAAAGTTCATAACGGTTACTAAATCAGAAACAGTCATTACAACATTCATATCATGCTCCACCAACAATATCGTCTTTCCTCTTTTATTGACCATTTGTATAATGTTTTTTATCTCCTCTGTTTCATAATAATTTAAACCCGCTGCAGGTTCATCCAATAAGAGAAGATCTGGATCAGAAATAACTGCTCTAGCCATTTCAACCCTTTTTAGCATCCCATAACTGAGTCCAGAAGGATAAGAAGTGAGCCTATTTTTTATGTCAAACATCTCAGCCACTTCTAAAACCTTATCTCTTGCTTCTCTATCAAAATTCGATTTTGATTTTGAAACCACAGAGAAAATGGAGTCATTATATTTGTGTATTAATCCACTATAGATGTTTTCAAAAAC encodes the following:
- a CDS encoding ABC transporter ATP-binding protein: MLEVKNVTVAFGGLKAVNDFSMKLVQGKIHALIGPNGAGKTTLFNTITRIVNPQQGDILFKGESLLKLDTHDIIYKGISRTFQNLQLFQAMNVFENIYSGLIHKYNDSIFSVVSKSKSNFDREARDKVLEVAEMFDIKNRLTSYPSGLSYGMLKRVEMARAVISDPDLLLLDEPAAGLNYYETEEIKNIIQMVNKRGKTILLVEHDMNVVMTVSDLVTVMNFGKKIAEGTPEEVSNNEEVVKVYLGEDENA
- a CDS encoding ABC transporter ATP-binding protein; amino-acid sequence: MKMLEVENLEVNYGHVKAVKKISFSVNKGEIVTILGSNGAGKTSTLFGVLNIVKSKGKVIFEGEDVSNKSTVYMVKKGIVLCPENRRIFSSLTVEENLKMGTYLRGDYSKNSGYVYDLFPVLKERRKQKAGSLSGGEQQMLALGRALMASPKLLMLDEPSLGLAPIIIDEIYSVLKTLKESNIPILLVEQNAIKSLKISDRTYILENGNVAHQGVSKEMLNDERLKKSYLGK